GGGAGCATATTATTCGAGTCAATTTACTTGGAACTTACTATGTAACACACGCTGTATTGCCGATGATGATCGCTAAACAACACGGCAATATTATCAACATAAGCTCAACTTCAGGCGAACGCGGAGCAGCAACAACAACAGCATACTCTGCATCTAAGTTTGGAATCATGGGAATGACCGAATCACTAATGTACGAAGTGCGTAAGCACAATATTCGCGTGACTGCTCTCGCTCCAAGTACAGTAAATACAGAACTTGCTGCAAAAGCCGGTCTAAAAACAAGCGACGAAGACTGGATGATGCAGCCAGAAGATTTGGCTGAACTTGTTATTGCCTTTTTGTCATTACCACAACGAGTATACGTTAAAACAGCAGGACTATGGATGACAAACCCACAATAATCTAGATACATATCCAAAAAAGAGCCTTCGTGAGCTCTTTTTTGGATAATCTAAAAAAACGCAGCTATTTTATTTACTAGACGCAGGCAATGAAAGTTGCTGATGTCGATTAAATAACGTGGGAAATGTAAGGAATCCAAGTGTAATACTTGCGATCATTGCAGATGCCATAAAGGTAAATAGCACAACAAGTTGAAAGCGAACTGCAATGATCGGATCCGTTCCCGCAATAATTTGACCAGTCATCATTCCTGGTAATTGTACTAACCCAGTGGTCTTCGTACTGTCAATGGTGGGAATAAGACTAGCCCGTATCGCCTGTTTGACATAGGGCATCATGGACTGTTTCGGCGTTCCACCCAATGCAAGGAGTGTAACAATCTCTTGACGATGAGAGCTAGCTTCGGATTGAAGACGATTTAACAAAAGTCCGCTAACAATCATGGCATTACCTATGATCATACCGCTGATCGGAATTATATATTGTGCCTTTGCTGGTATGATATGAAGACCCATAAGAAGGCTTTGCGCGATAGCCTCTGCAATCGTAATTGCTATAAGAATTCGCCAGCTAACCCCCATGATACCTTTTCCCCGTTTTGCTGCATTTTGAGTCGCTACAACAATCATGACAATGATCATGAGCACAATAAATACAGGGTTATTAAGGCCAAAAACAATTTTCAAAACATATCCAACTGCAAGCAATTGTATACTCGATCGAATCGCAGCGACAATGATATCTCGCTGGACGCCAATCTTTAACCAAGTAGATAAAACGACTGCGATAGCAACAAACGCTAGCGTAAAAGATAATGTAAGCAAACTCATTGTAAGAGACCTCCTTTCAGTGGAAGTGTGATCACAATCCTATTCATGTCATTGACCTGAAAGGAAGAGCATCCCTTCTTTTGTTTGTGGTGTGCTAAAAAACTGCTTGGTTTCTGTAGCTTCAACAAGTTGTCCACCAGCCATGAACCAAGTCCACTGACTTACTCGCTCCGCTTGTTCAAGATTATGTGTTACCCATAATATCGTCGTTTGATGATCTTTGTGAATTTGTAAGACCCACTCCTCTACATCGCGTGCAGCAGACGGATCCAATGCAGAAGTAATTTCATCTAATAATAATATGCTTGGTTTTGTAGCAAGCACGCGTGCCAGTGCAACACGCTGTTTTTGTCCGCCAGACAGATCACTAGCATCACGATGAAGCAGGTTAGTTGGCAATCCGACTTTTGTTAAATAACTCTCTGGATTTTCAAGAGTTGACCCTTGTAGGGTTTGTGCTAATGAAAGATTATGTAGCACGGTTCCTGGAAACATCGTAGGTGATTGAAAGACAAGTCCAACATTACGTCGAAGCTCTGTAATGTTCCACTCAAGTACGTTTTTTCCCTCGATAAGAACATCACCCGAATCGGCTGTAAGCAATAAATTGCAAAGTGCTAATAAGGTACTCTTTCCACTTCCGGATGGCCCGATCAGAGAAACAATATTCCCTTTGGGTACACTACCAGAAATCCCATTGAGAGTAGGTGTCAATTCTCCTTTTATAGAAAAAGATTTTACGACATGTTCAAATGTAATGGCAGCCGGAATGAACGTCAGAGCGATAGTATCTCTACCTCCCATCATGTGCAAGTTTATGGTGTTGTGCAGAGAGTTCAGCATACCGAAAACAATCCGTGGTATGATCCATGATCATTCCCGTTGCCTGCATGAAACTGTAGCAAATTGTACTCCCTACAAATGTAAAACCTTTCAGCTTCAACTCTTTACTCATACGATCAGAAAGAGGTGTATTCACGGGAACCTCTTCTTTAGTTTTCCATTCATTGATGACAGGTTGCCCATCGACAAAACCCCATATAAATGAAGAAAAAGATCCATACGTAGCTTGAATTGCAAGATACGCTTTAGCGTTATTAATAGCCGATTGAAGTTTGAGGCGATTTCTAATAATTCCTTTATCCTGCATAAGAATAGCCAAGCGATCCTCGTCGTATATGGCTACTTTTTGAGGATTAAAAGAATCAAATGCAGAACGAAAATGATCCCTTTTTTTTAAGATCGTATAAAAACTTAATCCAGCCTGAGCGCCCTCTAAAATAAGAAATTCAAAGAAGGTTCGATCGTCATAGACTGGCACTCCCCACTCCGTATCGTGGTACTTTATATAAAGTGGATCTGAAGTTACGTATGCACAGCGACTGATCACAAGCACACTCCCTTATTTATTTTCAAATGGATCGAATGGCACCGCCATCAACAAAGATCGTTTGACCCGTCATATAAGAATTGGCGGAGGACAACAAAAAAGCCGCGACTTTGCCAAATTCATCCGGTTGCCCATACCGTTCCATAGGAATTCGAGATTGTTCTAGCAAACGCACTTCATCCAATGTTTTTTGCTCACGAAGCGAGCGCTGTTCATCAAGTGATTGTACCCGATCGGTATGAATACGACCTGGAGCTACATTGAAAATATAAATTTGATCTTTTGCAACCTCAGTTGCGAGCGTTTTTAACATAGCCATAGTTGCCGTTCGAACCGTATTGGATAGAATCAGGTTGGGAATCGGTTCTTTAACAGAAACAGAAGAGACGTTCAATATTTTACCCCCACCCTGCGCGCGCATATGTGGCAAAGTTTCACGAATCAGTCGCACGACACTCATGAGATTTTGATTGACAGCAGCTGCCCACTGTTCGTCATTGATTTGATCAAATGTACCAGCCGGTGGCCCACCTGCATTGGTAACCAATCGATCAATGCCACCCATAATTTCTACACTTTGTGTTATGAGATTCGTTATGTCGCTCTCTTTTGTTACATCTGCTGCTATCACATGAAGACGGGAATCACTGATCCCTAGTGTCGCGATTAACTCATGGCGCGTAGAAGTGAGCTTGTCTATATTGCGGCTAGCAATAACGACTTCACACCCTTCTCGCAAAAGTTCCGTTGCAATAGCTTTCCCTAGTCCTTGTGAAGCGGCTGTTACAACAGCCCGCTTATCTTGAAGTCCTAGATCCATAGCAAAACCTCCCAACTGATTCTGTAACCTAATGGCAACAGTTATTTAGTAATACACGCGCAATAATACAGTCCGTAAAGTACAGGATAGTTCGTATTCATCTAGTGTAGCAGGAATAAGTATAAGTTCACCTGGAGAGAGAGAAAGCGTAGCTAGTTCTCCATTATCAGCGCTATAAGTCAATTCAGTATGACCATGTACACAGATGAGGATGTCAGGATTTTGTATGTTTCCTCGTTTCAAAGTAATACATTGCTTAGAGGACGCGGTAAAGAGATCGTCTTCGTTCGAAAGAGGATCACACACAATCTCATCAATTGTAAAATATGGACAGTTTAATCGAGTTCTCATACGCGAGTGAGTTTGATTACTTGCTTTGACAGGTATTGAATTAGACGTGGTTTCAGTATAATGTAACACCTCTGCTGCAGCATCTACATGGAGCATACGCTCTTTCCCCGCTTCATCCACACGCTCCCAATCGTAAACACGGTATGTTACATCAGATGTTTGTTGAATTTCAATGACAGTAGTATGTGCCAGTAAAGCGTGTAAAGTACCAGAAGGTACATAGACGACATCGCCATTTTCAATAGTTCGATAGGAAAGATGTGATAAAACATCCGCGTTTTTCACCGCATTTGTATAGTCTTCACGACAACTAAAATGATGACCGTAGCATATTTTCTTTTCCGGTCCTGCATCTAACACATACCAAGCTTCCGTTTTTCCAAAATCGCCTTCATGAAGTTGTGCATATGCATCGTCAGGGTGAACCTGAACAGACAGATGCAAAGAAGCCTCTAGATACTTAATTAACAAAGGAAATCGGGGCTGTGGCGACGCCCCGAGATACGCTTGTGGATACGCTTCTATTAACTCTTGTAACGATAGTCCAGCAAATGCCCCTTCGGTAATCATACTGGTAGCACTAGGATGGCCAGACAAGACCCAATACTCTCCGATCGGTTCATCGATTGATGTGTGAAACTGTGATTTTAACACGTGCCCGCCCCACATTCTTTTGACGGGAATCGCAGAAAATTTTACTGGTGTGAACATAGAGAGATCAACTCCAACTTCACTCTTACTTAATTCCAAAAGGATTGAGTGGTTTTTCACCAATATACGCTAAAATGCTTTTCGTTTCAGTATAAAGATCAAGCGATTCAATCGCTAGTTCGCGGCCAAATCCAGACTGCTTATATCCACCGAATGGAAGACCAGGAAAAGCAGAAAACGGATTATTAATCATAATTATCCCAGCTTTCAACTGTGCAGCTACTCGGTGCGCACGACCAAAATTCTGTGTCCACAAAGAAGCGGCCAATCCATAGATTGTATCATTGGCCATGGCGATCACTTCATTGTCATTAGCAAATGGAATGATGACAATGACAGGCCCAAATATCTCTTCTTGTGCCACTTTCATATGATTGTTAACATCCGCTATCACCGTTGGCATGTACCAATGTCCGCGTTCAAAGGTAGCTCCTTCTGGACGCATACCACCATAAACGACACGAGCACCCTGTGCTTTAGCAGATTGCACGTATCCGTCAATCACACGTACTTGCTGATCCGAGATGATTGCGCCCACATGTGTTTCTGATTCTAACGGGTTCCCCATACGCAGTTTTTTTGCCTTCTCTACAAATGCATCAACAAACGCATCATAGATGGATTCATGAACAAATAACCGCGACCTTGCTTCACATGATTGACCGGTATTGTAGTAAATCCCAAACAATGCACCATCAATCGCTGCATCAAAGTCAGCATCTGCAAAAACGATATTCGGTGATTTCCCACCTAACTCTAACGTTACACGTTTAATGGTTTGCGACGCTCGCGCCATGATATCTTTACCTGTGGATGTCTCTCCGGTAAATGCAACCTTGTCTACACCAGGGTGCTCAACTAAATAAGCTCCAACATCCGCTCCACTACCAGTGATAACATTAATAACTCCGTCTGGCACACCAGCTTCTTGACATATTTCTGTTAACACAATCGCGGTAATAGGTGTTAAGCTAGCTGGTTTTAAGATAATCGTACATCCTGCAGCAAGTGCAGGAGCTAGTTTCCAAGCGGCCATCATGAACGGATAGTTCCATGGAATAATCTGCGCACAAACACCCACAGGTTCTTTCACAGTATAATTCAAAAAACCATTCGGTACTGATTTTGTTTTCCCCTCATGAACGAGTGCAGCGGCCGCATACAATTCAAAATCCTCTATCGCTTGTAATACTTGTCCCTTGGCATTGGCAAGTGATTTACCACTATTTTGAACTTCTAATTCGCAAAGTTCGTCAAATCGTTCTCTTAAAATAGCCGCAATTTTATTGAGCACTTGTGAACGCTTAGCCGCAGAAAATCTTGCCCATTTTCCTTGCGTCAATGCCTGTCTTGCCGCATCCACAGCACGATCAACATCTTGTCTCGTAGCTTTAGCCACTTTAGCTATCACTTCGCCTGTGGCAGGATTCTCCGTTTCAAAAAATTCTCCATTTTCGCTGTCCACATGTTTGCCGTTAATGATCAGTTGATATGTATCTTTAAGTAACATTATTTTTCTCTCCTTGTTATTTTTATGTACATCATTACAGTTGGCGCTGATCGATCATACGCACAGCTTTTCCTTCGCTGCGGGGAAGTGTCTTTGGCGACAATAGCTCTACGTGAGTAGAGATCAATAACCGATCACGCAAGGCTTCCGCTAGTGTGCTCGATATGAACTGATACTGTTGTGCTTCTGAATCCACTGGACCATGCAAATCAATAGATTGCTCAGATACTTCTACTCGAACGGTTAGACGATCCAAAGATCCTGTTCGTTCGATCACCACTTGATAGTTTGGCGTTAACTGATGATGTTCAAGAACGATAGATTCGATTTCTGTAGGAAATACATTCACCCCACGTACAATGATCATATCGTCCACTCGTCCCTTGATTCTAGACATTCTTTGATGCGTTCGCCCACATCTACAAGGCTCAGGCTGGAGTGATGCAAGGTCACCCGTTCGATAGCGGATAATTGGAAGCGCTTCCTTTGTTAATGAAGTAAATACCAGTTCACCTATTTCCCCTGGTTCTAGTGGCTCCCCTGTTTTTGAATCGATCACTTCCACATAAAAATGATCTTCTGCTATGTGTAATCCATCTTGCATCGAACATTCCATCGCTACACCTGGACCGATGACTTCAGATAGTCCGTAAATATCGAATGCACGGATACCTAACTTTTCCTCTAGTGTACGACGCATCCCTTCTGTCCAAGGTTCTGCACCAAAAATCCCATACTCGAGGCTCGTATGCCTAGGATCTTTACCTTGCGCCTCCATCATTTCAGCCATAGTTAAAATATACGAAGGGGTGCCTGCAATTCCGCGCGGTTGAAAATCTTCAATAATAGTCACTTGACGTGGTGTATTTCCACCTGATATTGGGATGACAGACATACCTAGCCTTTCCGCCCCAGCGTGTA
This genomic stretch from Sulfoacidibacillus ferrooxidans harbors:
- a CDS encoding SDR family oxidoreductase codes for the protein MDLGLQDKRAVVTAASQGLGKAIATELLREGCEVVIASRNIDKLTSTRHELIATLGISDSRLHVIAADVTKESDITNLITQSVEIMGGIDRLVTNAGGPPAGTFDQINDEQWAAAVNQNLMSVVRLIRETLPHMRAQGGGKILNVSSVSVKEPIPNLILSNTVRTATMAMLKTLATEVAKDQIYIFNVAPGRIHTDRVQSLDEQRSLREQKTLDEVRLLEQSRIPMERYGQPDEFGKVAAFLLSSANSYMTGQTIFVDGGAIRSI
- a CDS encoding type I phosphomannose isomerase catalytic subunit; translation: MFTPVKFSAIPVKRMWGGHVLKSQFHTSIDEPIGEYWVLSGHPSATSMITEGAFAGLSLQELIEAYPQAYLGASPQPRFPLLIKYLEASLHLSVQVHPDDAYAQLHEGDFGKTEAWYVLDAGPEKKICYGHHFSCREDYTNAVKNADVLSHLSYRTIENGDVVYVPSGTLHALLAHTTVIEIQQTSDVTYRVYDWERVDEAGKERMLHVDAAAEVLHYTETTSNSIPVKASNQTHSRMRTRLNCPYFTIDEIVCDPLSNEDDLFTASSKQCITLKRGNIQNPDILICVHGHTELTYSADNGELATLSLSPGELILIPATLDEYELSCTLRTVLLRVYY
- a CDS encoding phenylacetate--CoA ligase family protein, which translates into the protein MSRSELEALQLTRLQETLHRVYERVPFYHESFALAGVHPRDIRQLSDIRRLPFTIKGDLRSHYPFGLLAVAKNEVARYHGSSGTKGKPTVVAYTKNDLDMWSTIVARAIVTAGGRAGDIFHNAYGYGLFTGGLGLHAGAERLGMSVIPISGGNTPRQVTIIEDFQPRGIAGTPSYILTMAEMMEAQGKDPRHTSLEYGIFGAEPWTEGMRRTLEEKLGIRAFDIYGLSEVIGPGVAMECSMQDGLHIAEDHFYVEVIDSKTGEPLEPGEIGELVFTSLTKEALPIIRYRTGDLASLQPEPCRCGRTHQRMSRIKGRVDDMIIVRGVNVFPTEIESIVLEHHQLTPNYQVVIERTGSLDRLTVRVEVSEQSIDLHGPVDSEAQQYQFISSTLAEALRDRLLISTHVELLSPKTLPRSEGKAVRMIDQRQL
- a CDS encoding DNA-3-methyladenine glycosylase I is translated as MISRCAYVTSDPLYIKYHDTEWGVPVYDDRTFFEFLILEGAQAGLSFYTILKKRDHFRSAFDSFNPQKVAIYDEDRLAILMQDKGIIRNRLKLQSAINNAKAYLAIQATYGSFSSFIWGFVDGQPVINEWKTKEEVPVNTPLSDRMSKELKLKGFTFVGSTICYSFMQATGMIMDHTTDCFRYAELSAQHHKLAHDGR
- a CDS encoding phosphate ABC transporter ATP-binding protein, with the protein product MMGGRDTIALTFIPAAITFEHVVKSFSIKGELTPTLNGISGSVPKGNIVSLIGPSGSGKSTLLALCNLLLTADSGDVLIEGKNVLEWNITELRRNVGLVFQSPTMFPGTVLHNLSLAQTLQGSTLENPESYLTKVGLPTNLLHRDASDLSGGQKQRVALARVLATKPSILLLDEITSALDPSAARDVEEWVLQIHKDHQTTILWVTHNLEQAERVSQWTWFMAGGQLVEATETKQFFSTPQTKEGMLFLSGQ
- a CDS encoding aldehyde dehydrogenase family protein gives rise to the protein MLLKDTYQLIINGKHVDSENGEFFETENPATGEVIAKVAKATRQDVDRAVDAARQALTQGKWARFSAAKRSQVLNKIAAILRERFDELCELEVQNSGKSLANAKGQVLQAIEDFELYAAAALVHEGKTKSVPNGFLNYTVKEPVGVCAQIIPWNYPFMMAAWKLAPALAAGCTIILKPASLTPITAIVLTEICQEAGVPDGVINVITGSGADVGAYLVEHPGVDKVAFTGETSTGKDIMARASQTIKRVTLELGGKSPNIVFADADFDAAIDGALFGIYYNTGQSCEARSRLFVHESIYDAFVDAFVEKAKKLRMGNPLESETHVGAIISDQQVRVIDGYVQSAKAQGARVVYGGMRPEGATFERGHWYMPTVIADVNNHMKVAQEEIFGPVIVIIPFANDNEVIAMANDTIYGLAASLWTQNFGRAHRVAAQLKAGIIMINNPFSAFPGLPFGGYKQSGFGRELAIESLDLYTETKSILAYIGEKPLNPFGIK
- a CDS encoding 3-ketoacyl-ACP reductase — protein: MKLQGMNALVTGAGKGIGRAIATALAQQGVHVGLIARSQSDVSSLAKDLHEKYQVKTAYATADISELPDVEKAVESICEQLGSIDTLINNAGIGTFGLLVDMDPAEWEHIIRVNLLGTYYVTHAVLPMMIAKQHGNIINISSTSGERGAATTTAYSASKFGIMGMTESLMYEVRKHNIRVTALAPSTVNTELAAKAGLKTSDEDWMMQPEDLAELVIAFLSLPQRVYVKTAGLWMTNPQ
- a CDS encoding ABC transporter permease; this encodes MSLLTLSFTLAFVAIAVVLSTWLKIGVQRDIIVAAIRSSIQLLAVGYVLKIVFGLNNPVFIVLMIIVMIVVATQNAAKRGKGIMGVSWRILIAITIAEAIAQSLLMGLHIIPAKAQYIIPISGMIIGNAMIVSGLLLNRLQSEASSHRQEIVTLLALGGTPKQSMMPYVKQAIRASLIPTIDSTKTTGLVQLPGMMTGQIIAGTDPIIAVRFQLVVLFTFMASAMIASITLGFLTFPTLFNRHQQLSLPASSK